In one window of Nocardioides panacisoli DNA:
- a CDS encoding cysteine desulfurase family protein, with product MTNAPAPGGVAHPGYLDTASAEPLHPAAREALTAALERGFADPRRLHQRARDARLLLDNARAVVAECLGCRPDEVGFTGSGTEAVHRGLLGLVAAHGRRSGIVHSAVEHSAVLHATQWRPSPAHVTVGVDRHGRVDTSTLADAATGPDVAAVALQSANQEVGTLQPVDDLDLPDEVPLLVDAAASLGRVAPPQRWSALTGSARKWGGPAGVGILAVRRRTRWTNPFPGDDDLDGDFGNVPGALAAAAALQAVTAERDEVAARQWPLVDHIRAAAAAIPDTEVVGDPERRLPHLVTFSVLYVPGDELVAALDRRGFCVASGSACTASTLEPSHVLAAMGALTHGNVRVSLARDTTEDEVVRFCTALADSVAELRRDTP from the coding sequence GTGACCAACGCCCCGGCGCCCGGGGGTGTCGCGCACCCCGGCTACCTCGACACCGCCTCGGCGGAGCCGCTGCATCCGGCGGCCCGCGAGGCCCTCACGGCTGCGCTGGAGCGCGGCTTCGCCGACCCACGTCGGCTCCACCAGCGTGCCCGCGACGCCCGTCTCCTGCTCGACAACGCCCGGGCCGTCGTCGCCGAGTGCCTGGGATGCCGGCCCGACGAAGTGGGCTTCACCGGCTCCGGCACCGAGGCGGTGCACCGCGGGCTCCTCGGGCTCGTCGCGGCACACGGCCGACGGTCGGGGATCGTGCACTCCGCCGTGGAGCACTCCGCCGTCCTGCACGCGACGCAGTGGCGTCCCTCCCCCGCCCACGTCACCGTCGGCGTGGACCGCCACGGCCGCGTCGACACGTCGACGCTGGCCGACGCGGCCACGGGCCCCGACGTCGCCGCCGTCGCCCTGCAGTCGGCCAACCAGGAGGTGGGCACCCTCCAGCCGGTCGACGACCTCGACCTCCCCGACGAGGTGCCACTGCTCGTCGACGCGGCCGCCTCGCTGGGGAGGGTGGCTCCGCCGCAGCGGTGGTCCGCCCTGACCGGGTCCGCCCGCAAGTGGGGCGGACCGGCCGGCGTCGGCATCCTCGCCGTACGGCGGCGGACCCGCTGGACGAACCCCTTCCCCGGGGACGACGACCTCGACGGCGACTTCGGCAACGTGCCGGGCGCACTCGCCGCCGCGGCCGCGCTCCAGGCCGTCACCGCCGAACGGGACGAGGTCGCGGCCCGTCAATGGCCGCTCGTGGACCACATCCGCGCCGCGGCCGCCGCCATCCCCGACACCGAGGTCGTCGGCGACCCGGAGCGGCGCCTGCCCCACCTGGTGACGTTCTCCGTCCTGTACGTGCCCGGCGACGAGCTCGTCGCCGCCCTGGACCGCCGCGGGTTTTGTGTCGCGAGCGGGTCGGCCTGCACGGCGTCCACCCTTGAGCCGAGCCACGTCCTGGCGGCGATGGGTGCCCTCACCCACGGCAACGTGCGGGTGTCGCTGGCGCGCGACACGACCGAGGACGAGGTCGTCCGCTTCTGCACCGCCCTGGCGGACAGCGTCGCCGAGCTGCGGAGGGACACGCCGTGA
- a CDS encoding sulfurtransferase TusA family protein — MIEVDSRDQPCPQPIIELARAIADVAVGDLLAVVARDPAARHDVPAWCRMRGQEYVGEEVADDGVPRYVVRRLS, encoded by the coding sequence GTGATCGAGGTCGACTCCCGTGACCAGCCGTGTCCGCAGCCGATCATCGAACTGGCACGCGCGATCGCCGACGTGGCGGTCGGCGACCTGTTGGCCGTCGTGGCGCGCGACCCCGCGGCCCGCCACGACGTACCCGCCTGGTGCCGCATGCGCGGTCAGGAGTACGTCGGCGAGGAGGTCGCCGACGACGGCGTCCCGCGCTACGTCGTACGCCGCCTCAGCTGA
- a CDS encoding glycerate kinase, with product MRILVAPDKFAGTLSAVEATDAIAAGWHRHSPGDEIDRAPMSDGGPGFTDVLHAALGGELLGLTVTGPFGDPVPATVLLEHGTAYVESAQACGVHLTDGRRGEEASTVGVGEMVREAVAAGARRVVVGLGGSGSNDGGAGLLAALGATADVALDAGGAALAGIGPVELGPAREVVDDVELVIASDVDSTLTGLFGATRTFGPQKGIAEERLPALDGALEDLAAATDRRLSLREGAGAAGGLGFALLLLGADRRPGVDLVAEAVDLPARARNADLVVTGEGAFDFSSRAGKVPSGVAGIAADAIRPCVALAGKVLVGSREMRALGMDAAYAMVDLVGEERSWADPAGALADLTERVARTWSR from the coding sequence ATGCGGATCCTCGTCGCCCCCGACAAGTTCGCCGGCACGCTGAGCGCGGTGGAGGCCACCGACGCGATTGCCGCCGGGTGGCACCGGCACTCGCCCGGGGACGAGATCGACCGTGCCCCGATGTCCGACGGCGGACCGGGATTCACCGACGTGCTCCACGCAGCGCTCGGCGGCGAGCTCCTCGGACTCACCGTGACGGGCCCGTTCGGCGATCCCGTGCCGGCCACCGTGCTGCTCGAGCACGGCACGGCGTACGTCGAGAGCGCCCAGGCCTGTGGCGTGCACCTCACCGACGGTCGGCGCGGCGAGGAGGCCAGCACCGTCGGCGTGGGGGAGATGGTGCGGGAGGCCGTCGCGGCGGGCGCCCGCCGGGTCGTGGTCGGCCTCGGGGGCAGCGGCAGCAACGACGGTGGCGCCGGCCTGCTCGCGGCCCTGGGGGCCACCGCCGACGTGGCGCTCGACGCCGGTGGTGCCGCCCTCGCGGGGATCGGACCCGTGGAGCTGGGGCCCGCCCGCGAGGTCGTCGACGACGTGGAGCTGGTCATCGCCTCCGACGTGGACAGCACGCTGACCGGCCTCTTCGGCGCGACGCGGACCTTCGGACCGCAGAAGGGAATCGCCGAGGAACGGCTCCCGGCCCTCGACGGTGCGCTGGAGGACCTGGCCGCGGCGACCGACCGACGCCTGTCGCTGCGCGAGGGGGCGGGCGCAGCGGGCGGGCTGGGGTTCGCACTGCTGCTCCTCGGCGCCGACCGCCGGCCGGGCGTGGACCTGGTCGCCGAGGCGGTCGACCTCCCGGCCCGCGCGCGCAACGCAGACCTCGTGGTCACCGGTGAGGGGGCCTTCGACTTCTCCAGCCGCGCCGGGAAGGTGCCCTCCGGCGTCGCCGGGATCGCCGCCGACGCGATCCGGCCGTGCGTCGCACTGGCGGGCAAGGTGCTGGTCGGCTCCCGGGAGATGCGAGCGCTCGGCATGGACGCGGCGTACGCGATGGTGGACCTGGTGGGGGAGGAGCGCTCCTGGGCCGATCCGGCAGGGGCACTCGCCGACCTCACCGAGCGCGTGGCGCGCACCTGGTCACGGTAA
- a CDS encoding NAD(P)-dependent alcohol dehydrogenase: MRTTAAVLEGPGTDFAFVEVDLDEPRGHEVLVRIVATGLCHTDLTVPTMLPPEMFPKVLGHEGTGVVEAVGPEVRGIEVGDHVVLSFTSCGACGPCGEGAVGYCEQSMVLNYLGLRLDGSTTMSRDGAPVFGSFFGQSSLARHALADERNCVVVDRDLDLGLLAPFGCGFQTGAGTVLNIIDPQPGDSLVVFGAGAVGLAAVAAAVGVGTDTVVAVDPQASRREVAAAYGATTIDPTEEGAAPVEERVRDATGGGAAYAIDTTALPGVVLQAQHALRPRGVLIALGLGAAEYTIDAVDLLQSGKVVRSSIEGEADPRSMIPELVRMRAAGRFDVDHLVTTYPFERIADAIADVEAGRVVKPVLTW; encoded by the coding sequence GTGAGGACGACCGCGGCGGTCCTGGAGGGCCCGGGCACGGACTTCGCGTTCGTCGAGGTCGACCTCGACGAACCCCGGGGACACGAGGTCCTGGTGCGGATCGTCGCCACGGGCCTGTGCCACACCGATCTCACCGTGCCCACCATGCTGCCCCCGGAGATGTTCCCCAAGGTGCTCGGGCACGAGGGGACGGGCGTCGTCGAGGCGGTCGGTCCGGAGGTGCGCGGCATCGAGGTCGGCGATCACGTCGTGCTCAGCTTCACCTCCTGCGGCGCCTGTGGTCCCTGTGGGGAGGGCGCGGTGGGCTACTGCGAGCAGTCGATGGTGCTCAACTACCTGGGCCTGCGACTGGACGGCTCCACCACGATGAGCCGAGACGGTGCACCGGTGTTCGGCTCCTTCTTCGGCCAGTCCAGCCTCGCACGGCACGCGCTGGCCGACGAACGCAACTGCGTCGTCGTCGATCGCGACCTCGACCTCGGCCTGCTCGCCCCCTTCGGGTGCGGCTTCCAGACCGGCGCCGGCACGGTGCTCAACATCATCGACCCGCAGCCCGGCGACAGCCTGGTCGTCTTCGGCGCCGGCGCGGTGGGCCTCGCCGCCGTCGCGGCGGCCGTCGGCGTCGGCACCGACACCGTCGTCGCCGTCGACCCACAGGCGTCCCGACGCGAGGTCGCCGCCGCGTACGGCGCCACCACGATCGACCCGACCGAGGAGGGCGCTGCTCCGGTCGAGGAACGGGTGCGGGACGCGACCGGTGGGGGCGCGGCGTACGCCATCGACACCACGGCGTTGCCGGGCGTGGTGCTCCAGGCCCAGCACGCGCTGCGGCCCCGCGGCGTGCTCATCGCGCTCGGCCTGGGGGCGGCGGAGTACACCATCGACGCGGTGGACCTGCTGCAGTCCGGGAAGGTGGTGCGCTCCTCCATCGAGGGCGAGGCCGATCCCCGGTCGATGATCCCCGAACTGGTCCGGATGCGTGCCGCGGGACGGTTCGACGTGGACCACCTGGTCACGACGTACCCGTTCGAGCGGATCGCGGACGCGATCGCCGACGTCGAGGCCGGCCGCGTCGTCAAGCCGGTCCTGACCTGGTAG
- a CDS encoding DUF4334 domain-containing protein encodes MPDVRARFDELRAADRVDPADLDHLWADLRPVGVEEVLGAWRGGDFATGHVISSVLDKVRWHGKHFDSPLAARPLVCRDEEGRLYSNTEAAGGGAASLWPVGFRGETTATMVYDRLPVFDHFKAVDDDTLMGIMNGKLADAFGIDDLYHFWLERDR; translated from the coding sequence ATGCCTGACGTCCGCGCCCGTTTCGACGAACTCCGAGCCGCCGACCGCGTCGATCCCGCCGACCTCGACCACCTCTGGGCCGACCTGCGCCCCGTCGGCGTGGAGGAGGTGCTCGGCGCCTGGCGTGGCGGTGACTTCGCCACCGGCCACGTGATCAGCAGCGTCCTGGACAAGGTCCGCTGGCACGGCAAGCACTTCGACTCCCCGCTCGCGGCCCGGCCGCTGGTGTGCCGTGACGAGGAGGGGCGGCTCTACTCCAACACCGAGGCCGCCGGAGGAGGCGCGGCGTCGTTGTGGCCGGTCGGCTTCCGCGGCGAGACGACCGCCACCATGGTCTACGACCGACTCCCGGTCTTCGACCACTTCAAGGCCGTCGACGACGACACGCTCATGGGCATCATGAACGGCAAGCTCGCCGACGCCTTCGGCATCGACGACCTCTACCACTTCTGGCTCGAGCGGGACCGGTGA
- the erpA gene encoding iron-sulfur cluster insertion protein ErpA, with protein sequence MTEQAETATERREDQINLSPVAAAKVKSLLEQEGRDDLQLRISVQPGGCSGLRYQLFFDERTLDGDQNYDFDGVSVVVDRMSVPYLNGAMIDFVDTIEKQGFTIDNPNATGSCACGDSFH encoded by the coding sequence ATGACCGAGCAGGCTGAGACCGCGACCGAGCGTCGCGAGGACCAGATCAACCTGAGCCCGGTGGCGGCCGCGAAGGTCAAGAGCCTGTTGGAGCAGGAGGGTCGTGACGACCTGCAGCTGCGGATCTCGGTGCAGCCGGGTGGCTGCAGCGGCCTGCGCTACCAGCTCTTCTTCGACGAGCGGACCCTCGACGGCGACCAGAACTACGACTTCGACGGTGTCTCCGTCGTCGTGGACCGGATGAGCGTGCCCTACCTCAACGGCGCCATGATCGACTTCGTCGACACCATCGAGAAGCAGGGGTTCACCATCGACAACCCCAACGCGACGGGTTCCTGCGCCTGCGGCGACTCCTTCCACTGA
- a CDS encoding oxygenase MpaB family protein encodes MSMVDGVRERVGAAIFAKVAGEEGAGRRERIHGTTGPRRFGPEDAIWQVHSDAAMFVGGVRALLLQSLHPLAMAAVDQHSGYRGDPWGRLARTSGFLAETTFGTTEHADRAIAVVRSVHDRIDGVAPDGRPYRAADPRLLRWVHVAEVDSFLRAHDAYGARPLDAEARDDYVAQTAVIARALGATQVPTTVAELHETIEEFRPELASTEAARRTARFILLRPPVPLAVRPAYGLLCSAGVGLLPRWARWPLRLPYVPVAEATAVRASGIAITSGIRWAMGPGPRAVQEEPRPA; translated from the coding sequence ATGAGCATGGTGGACGGGGTCCGGGAGCGGGTGGGTGCGGCCATCTTCGCCAAGGTCGCCGGCGAGGAAGGGGCGGGTCGTCGCGAGCGCATCCACGGGACCACCGGGCCGCGGCGGTTCGGTCCCGAGGACGCGATCTGGCAGGTCCACTCCGACGCCGCGATGTTCGTCGGCGGGGTCCGTGCGCTGCTGCTGCAGTCGCTGCACCCGTTGGCGATGGCCGCGGTGGACCAGCACTCCGGCTACCGCGGCGACCCCTGGGGCCGGTTGGCCCGCACCAGCGGCTTCCTCGCCGAGACCACCTTCGGCACGACCGAGCACGCCGACCGGGCGATCGCGGTGGTGCGCTCCGTCCACGACCGCATCGACGGCGTCGCTCCGGACGGGCGCCCCTATCGGGCCGCCGACCCGCGGTTGCTGCGATGGGTCCACGTCGCAGAGGTCGACAGCTTCCTCCGCGCCCACGACGCGTACGGCGCCCGCCCGCTCGACGCGGAGGCGCGCGACGACTACGTGGCCCAGACCGCGGTGATCGCCCGCGCCCTCGGCGCCACCCAGGTGCCGACCACCGTCGCGGAGCTGCACGAGACCATCGAGGAGTTCCGTCCCGAGCTCGCCTCGACCGAGGCCGCGCGGCGTACGGCGCGCTTCATCCTGCTGCGTCCTCCGGTGCCGCTGGCGGTCCGGCCGGCGTACGGCCTGCTGTGCAGCGCCGGCGTCGGGTTGCTCCCGCGGTGGGCGCGGTGGCCGCTGCGGCTGCCCTACGTCCCCGTCGCGGAGGCGACGGCGGTCCGGGCCAGCGGGATCGCGATCACCTCCGGCATCCGCTGGGCGATGGGGCCCGGTCCCCGGGCCGTGCAGGAGGAGCCCCGGCCGGCCTGA
- a CDS encoding deoxyribonuclease IV encodes MRSPIGTHVRIGKGLVKGALADATELGCETVQVFVGNPRGWALTEGDPRVDEEFRRLTAEQGLRTFIHTPYLVNLGSPTATTYERSADVVAHNMRRAVEIGAEGVVVHTGSYVDPDGGADRHAAALRQVREALLPVLDGLDEHAPWLLLEPTAGQGRSLCAGVEDLAAYLAALDEHPKAGICLDTCHVFAAGAPLDEPGGATATVDRVLEIGGPGRLRLVHANDSKDPRGSMRDRHEQIGQGHIGTTAFEELLAHPALAEVPFVLETPGSREPGNPDIGLLKRLRG; translated from the coding sequence ATGCGTTCCCCGATCGGCACCCACGTCCGCATCGGCAAGGGCCTGGTCAAGGGGGCGCTGGCCGACGCCACCGAGCTCGGCTGCGAGACCGTCCAGGTGTTCGTCGGCAACCCCCGCGGCTGGGCACTGACCGAGGGCGACCCCCGGGTCGACGAGGAGTTCCGGCGCCTCACCGCCGAGCAGGGCCTGCGGACCTTCATCCACACGCCCTACCTGGTCAACCTGGGTTCGCCGACGGCCACGACGTACGAGAGGTCCGCCGACGTCGTGGCGCACAACATGCGCCGCGCGGTCGAGATCGGCGCCGAGGGCGTGGTGGTGCACACCGGCTCCTACGTCGACCCCGACGGTGGCGCGGACCGGCACGCGGCCGCGCTGCGGCAGGTGCGCGAGGCGCTGCTCCCGGTCCTCGACGGACTCGACGAGCACGCGCCGTGGCTGCTGCTCGAGCCGACCGCAGGCCAGGGGCGCTCGCTGTGCGCCGGGGTCGAGGACCTGGCCGCCTACCTCGCGGCACTCGACGAGCACCCGAAGGCGGGGATCTGCCTCGACACCTGCCACGTCTTCGCCGCGGGTGCTCCGCTGGACGAGCCGGGCGGTGCGACCGCGACGGTGGACCGCGTCCTCGAGATCGGCGGACCGGGACGGCTCCGGCTCGTCCACGCGAACGACTCCAAGGACCCGCGCGGGTCGATGCGCGACCGCCACGAGCAGATCGGGCAGGGCCACATCGGGACGACTGCGTTCGAGGAGCTCCTCGCCCATCCGGCGCTGGCCGAGGTCCCCTTCGTGCTGGAGACCCCCGGTTCGCGGGAGCCGGGGAACCCCGACATCGGGCTGCTCAAGCGCCTCCGCGGCTGA
- a CDS encoding carbohydrate kinase family protein: MVHSSGPLLVAGSVATDHLMTFGGKFADSLVPEQLDKLSVSFLVEDLEVRRGGVGANIAFGLARLGERPILVGAVGEDFADYRSWLERHGVDCSHVRVSESLHTARFVCTTDSAMAQFASFYPGAMSESRLMELAPIVAEVGEPSYVLVGADDPDGMLRHTDECRQRGYPFIADPSQQLAFSGGELIRGLVDGAAILFSNEYESHLITEKTGWSAEEVLDRVGYQVTTLGKDGVRITEKGQEPIELPAASGVRAVEPTGVGDAFRAGFLAAVSWGLSRERAAQTGCVLAAYVVETVGTQEYDYDPAKFVQRLRDSYGDAAAEEIGSHLS, encoded by the coding sequence ATGGTTCACAGCTCCGGCCCCCTGCTCGTGGCGGGCTCCGTCGCGACCGACCATCTGATGACCTTCGGCGGCAAGTTCGCCGACTCCCTGGTGCCCGAGCAGTTGGACAAGCTCTCGGTCTCCTTCCTCGTGGAGGACCTCGAGGTACGCCGCGGGGGCGTGGGGGCCAACATCGCCTTCGGCCTGGCCCGGCTGGGCGAGCGGCCCATCCTCGTCGGCGCGGTCGGCGAGGACTTCGCCGACTACCGCTCGTGGCTGGAGCGCCACGGCGTGGACTGCAGCCACGTGCGGGTCTCGGAGTCGCTGCACACCGCCCGGTTCGTGTGCACCACCGACTCCGCGATGGCACAGTTCGCCAGCTTCTACCCGGGCGCGATGAGCGAGTCGCGACTGATGGAGCTCGCTCCCATCGTCGCGGAGGTCGGTGAGCCCAGCTACGTCCTCGTCGGCGCCGACGATCCCGACGGGATGCTGCGGCACACCGACGAGTGCCGGCAGCGCGGCTACCCGTTCATCGCCGACCCCAGCCAGCAGCTCGCGTTCAGTGGCGGGGAGCTGATCCGCGGACTCGTGGACGGTGCCGCGATCCTGTTCTCCAACGAGTACGAGTCCCACCTGATCACCGAGAAGACCGGGTGGAGCGCCGAGGAGGTCCTCGACCGCGTCGGCTACCAGGTCACGACCCTGGGCAAGGACGGCGTCCGGATCACCGAGAAGGGCCAGGAGCCGATCGAGCTGCCGGCGGCCTCCGGGGTCCGCGCCGTCGAGCCGACGGGTGTGGGCGATGCGTTCCGCGCCGGCTTCCTGGCCGCGGTGTCGTGGGGCCTGTCGCGGGAGCGCGCCGCGCAGACGGGCTGCGTCCTGGCCGCCTACGTCGTCGAGACCGTCGGCACCCAGGAGTACGACTACGACCCGGCCAAGTTCGTGCAGCGGCTCCGGGACTCCTACGGCGACGCGGCGGCGGAGGAGATCGGCTCCCACCTCAGCTGA
- the pknB gene encoding Stk1 family PASTA domain-containing Ser/Thr kinase: MDDPHTGRLLDGRYRVGGRIARGGMAGVYEAHDERLDRTVALKIMHAGLGDSTDGEEDFAARFVREARAAARLSHPHVVAVYDQGEDDGAVYLAMELVPGHTLRDVIAKEAPMRPERALSLLEPVLEALAVAHGAGLVHRDMKPENVLIADDGRVKVADFGLAKAVSADTQHTATSGVLLGTVSYLAPEVVSEGRADARADVYAVGVMLYELLTGAKPHTGDSPIQVAYAHVHHDVPPPSDAVPEVPDYVDALTARLTARDRGLRPSDAAVALHHVHRVGLALRAGDTSDAELVADLTPAARPTDTTPEPLAPLAREVAAVPPPPRTEQTSVIRPDEGPPRRQRRRRRPLLALLVMALVAGLLGGGYWFGWARYVSAPTVVGLTQAAAEEKLSGADLAVEYADPVHSETAPEGEVVSADPAAGGRILPEDAVTLTLSLGPERYDVPDVSGMTVESATGALREVKMVVAQTKERFSEQVAEGRVIRTQPKFGTERAQGLPVDTGITLVVSKGRKPIKVTDWTGQSAEKAQNRMTDQGLEVTVAEERFSESVAEGDVIGQSPKSGTLYKGDVVKLVVSKGQPFVTLPSVFNKSTDAVVSELESLGLEVKVERARIYFNGSRVFSIDPSAGSEVRKGSTVTITVV, from the coding sequence ATGGACGACCCCCACACCGGACGCCTGCTCGACGGCCGCTACCGCGTCGGCGGGCGGATCGCACGCGGCGGGATGGCCGGGGTCTACGAGGCGCACGACGAGCGCCTGGACCGCACGGTGGCGCTCAAGATCATGCACGCCGGCCTGGGCGACTCCACCGATGGTGAGGAGGACTTCGCCGCCCGGTTCGTGCGCGAGGCCCGGGCAGCGGCACGCCTGTCGCACCCCCACGTGGTGGCGGTCTACGACCAGGGCGAGGACGACGGCGCGGTCTACCTGGCGATGGAGCTGGTGCCCGGCCACACCCTGCGCGACGTGATCGCCAAGGAGGCGCCGATGCGCCCCGAGCGGGCGTTGTCGCTCCTGGAACCGGTGCTGGAGGCCCTCGCGGTGGCCCACGGTGCGGGCCTGGTCCACCGCGACATGAAGCCCGAGAACGTGCTGATCGCCGACGACGGGCGGGTCAAGGTCGCCGACTTCGGCCTGGCCAAGGCAGTCAGCGCCGACACCCAGCACACCGCGACCAGCGGCGTGCTGCTCGGGACGGTGTCCTACCTGGCGCCCGAGGTCGTCTCCGAGGGACGCGCCGACGCCCGCGCCGACGTGTACGCCGTCGGCGTGATGCTCTACGAGCTGCTCACCGGTGCGAAGCCCCACACCGGGGACAGCCCCATCCAGGTCGCCTACGCCCACGTGCACCACGACGTACCCCCTCCCTCCGATGCCGTGCCGGAGGTGCCGGACTACGTCGATGCGCTCACCGCGCGCCTGACGGCCCGCGATCGTGGCCTCCGACCCTCCGACGCCGCGGTGGCGCTGCACCACGTCCACCGCGTGGGCCTCGCGCTGCGCGCGGGCGACACCAGCGACGCAGAGCTGGTGGCCGACCTGACACCGGCCGCCCGGCCCACCGACACCACGCCCGAGCCGTTGGCCCCGCTGGCTCGCGAGGTGGCCGCGGTCCCCCCGCCGCCGCGGACCGAGCAGACGTCCGTCATCCGCCCCGACGAGGGTCCCCCGCGGCGACAACGGCGCCGCCGACGCCCGCTGCTGGCCCTGCTGGTCATGGCCCTCGTGGCCGGGCTGCTGGGCGGCGGCTACTGGTTCGGGTGGGCCCGCTACGTCTCGGCACCGACGGTGGTCGGCCTGACCCAGGCGGCCGCGGAGGAGAAGCTCTCCGGGGCCGACCTCGCCGTCGAGTACGCCGACCCGGTCCACTCCGAGACGGCCCCGGAGGGTGAGGTGGTCTCCGCCGACCCCGCGGCGGGCGGTCGCATCCTGCCCGAGGACGCGGTCACGCTCACGCTGTCGTTGGGGCCGGAGCGCTACGACGTACCCGACGTCAGTGGCATGACGGTCGAGTCGGCCACCGGCGCGCTGCGCGAGGTGAAGATGGTGGTCGCGCAGACCAAGGAACGCTTCTCCGAGCAGGTCGCCGAGGGACGGGTGATCCGCACCCAGCCCAAGTTCGGCACCGAACGCGCGCAGGGCCTGCCGGTCGACACCGGCATCACGCTCGTGGTCAGCAAGGGCCGCAAGCCGATCAAGGTCACCGACTGGACCGGCCAGAGCGCCGAGAAGGCGCAGAACCGCATGACCGACCAGGGGCTGGAGGTCACCGTCGCCGAGGAGCGGTTCAGCGAGTCCGTCGCCGAGGGCGACGTGATCGGCCAGTCCCCCAAGAGCGGCACCCTCTACAAGGGCGACGTCGTCAAGCTCGTCGTGTCCAAGGGGCAGCCGTTCGTGACGCTGCCCTCGGTGTTCAACAAGAGCACCGACGCCGTGGTCTCGGAGCTGGAGTCGCTCGGCCTGGAGGTGAAGGTCGAGCGGGCCCGGATCTACTTCAACGGCTCCCGCGTGTTCAGCATCGACCCCTCCGCGGGCAGCGAGGTGCGCAAGGGCAGCACCGTCACGATCACCGTCGTCTGA
- a CDS encoding Rv2175c family DNA-binding protein → MTELRLADQDLAALVEDWLDREAAAELLGVTPAKVKTMVKDHELAAARPGASGPPQVPAAFIRDGEPLKGLGGLLTVLHDGGYDDRECIAWIFLDDNLPGRPIDALLENRGAEAKRRAQAMAF, encoded by the coding sequence GTGACTGAGCTACGACTGGCAGACCAGGACCTCGCTGCCCTGGTCGAGGACTGGCTGGACCGCGAGGCCGCGGCCGAGCTCCTCGGCGTGACCCCGGCCAAGGTGAAGACCATGGTGAAGGACCACGAGCTCGCGGCCGCGCGTCCCGGCGCGTCGGGCCCGCCGCAGGTGCCGGCCGCGTTCATCCGCGACGGCGAGCCGCTCAAGGGCCTCGGCGGGCTGCTGACGGTGCTGCACGACGGTGGCTACGACGACCGCGAGTGCATCGCGTGGATCTTCCTCGACGACAACCTCCCCGGCCGGCCCATCGACGCGCTGCTGGAGAACCGGGGCGCCGAGGCGAAGCGGCGCGCGCAGGCGATGGCCTTCTGA
- a CDS encoding barstar family protein, with the protein MSGLAGLLAGRDAPAAYRWRAAHDAADVRRTAETAGWTFAAVDGWVRGTRAEVLADLGAALGFPATYGANLDALHDCLRDLPGPVVVLWDGWSTLARADERGFAAILHVLGRHDVAVLLRGDGPEVDLPLLD; encoded by the coding sequence ATGAGTGGGCTGGCCGGCCTCCTCGCGGGCAGGGACGCACCGGCGGCCTACCGCTGGCGCGCGGCCCACGACGCGGCCGACGTACGCCGCACGGCCGAGACGGCGGGCTGGACCTTCGCCGCCGTCGACGGTTGGGTCCGCGGCACGCGGGCGGAGGTGCTGGCCGACCTGGGTGCGGCGTTGGGCTTCCCGGCGACGTACGGCGCCAACCTGGACGCATTGCACGACTGCCTGCGCGACCTCCCCGGGCCCGTCGTCGTGCTCTGGGACGGCTGGTCGACGCTGGCGCGGGCCGACGAGCGCGGCTTCGCCGCGATCCTGCACGTCCTGGGCCGCCACGACGTGGCGGTGCTGCTGCGCGGCGACGGTCCGGAGGTCGACCTCCCGCTGCTCGACTGA
- a CDS encoding ribonuclease domain-containing protein, translating to MRTDQVTRLVRLAGRGRAGLVTAVVLGLLLVGGWWLQDGGAGVAPEAQDRTTPSATSAPTEAPSSDRSSTAPSAAPSTGSTPTPATGTDPASGLPYVALATLPPEADDTLRLIDAGGPFPHPDHDDETFHNYEGILPDEPDGYYREYTVETPGLDHRGARRIVTGGDGTAYWTSDHYDSFSVIVR from the coding sequence ATGCGAACCGACCAGGTCACGCGCCTGGTACGCCTCGCCGGTCGGGGCAGGGCGGGCCTGGTCACCGCGGTCGTGCTCGGCCTGCTGCTGGTCGGCGGTTGGTGGCTGCAGGACGGTGGTGCGGGCGTGGCGCCCGAGGCGCAGGACCGTACGACGCCGAGCGCCACCTCCGCACCGACGGAGGCGCCGTCGAGCGACCGATCGTCGACGGCACCCTCCGCGGCGCCGTCGACGGGCTCGACACCCACCCCAGCGACGGGCACGGACCCGGCGAGCGGGCTGCCCTACGTCGCGCTGGCCACGCTGCCGCCAGAGGCGGACGACACGCTCAGGCTCATCGACGCCGGGGGCCCCTTCCCGCACCCCGACCACGACGACGAGACCTTCCACAACTACGAGGGCATCCTCCCCGACGAGCCGGACGGCTACTACCGCGAGTACACCGTGGAGACGCCCGGCCTGGACCACCGCGGTGCCCGCCGCATCGTGACGGGCGGGGACGGCACGGCGTACTGGACATCCGACCACTACGACTCCTTCTCGGTGATCGTGCGATGA